Proteins co-encoded in one Saprospira grandis genomic window:
- a CDS encoding ribonucleotide-diphosphate reductase subunit beta, whose amino-acid sequence MSVIEPILQENDQRFVLFPIQHDAIWEMRKQALACFWTTDEIDLAADLHDWKELSANEQHFIKHVLAFFAASDGIVNENLVLNFYRDVQLAEARSFYATQIQIEDIHAETYSLLIDTYIQDSAEKNALFNAMQTLPCVQRKAKWAIKWIEEAPSFAHRLIAFAAIEGIFFSGSFCSIYWLKKRGIMPGLTFSNELISRDEGMHCDFACLLYSMLENPIPSEELRSIITEAVSLEQEFVTDALPVSLIGMNAKLMSQYIEFVADRLLVSLGQPKVYGSSNPFPWMELISLQGKTNFFEKRVGDYQKAGVMAEREKQTFSLDEDF is encoded by the coding sequence ATGTCTGTAATAGAGCCTATTCTCCAAGAAAATGACCAGCGTTTTGTCCTTTTTCCCATTCAACATGATGCCATTTGGGAAATGCGCAAACAGGCCCTTGCCTGTTTTTGGACCACCGACGAAATTGACCTAGCTGCCGACCTGCACGATTGGAAAGAGCTTTCGGCCAATGAACAACACTTTATCAAACACGTTTTGGCCTTTTTTGCTGCCAGCGATGGCATCGTGAACGAAAATTTGGTCCTCAACTTCTACCGAGATGTCCAACTTGCCGAAGCTCGATCTTTTTATGCTACGCAAATCCAAATCGAAGATATCCACGCCGAAACCTACAGCCTCCTCATAGATACCTATATTCAAGATAGCGCCGAGAAAAACGCCCTTTTTAATGCCATGCAAACCCTGCCTTGCGTTCAACGCAAAGCCAAATGGGCCATCAAATGGATTGAAGAGGCCCCCTCTTTTGCCCACCGCCTAATCGCTTTTGCGGCCATAGAAGGCATTTTCTTTTCAGGCAGCTTTTGCTCGATTTACTGGCTAAAGAAAAGAGGCATTATGCCCGGCCTTACGTTTTCCAATGAGCTCATCAGCCGAGATGAAGGTATGCATTGCGATTTTGCCTGCCTGCTCTATTCTATGCTAGAAAACCCCATCCCTTCAGAAGAACTCCGCAGCATTATTACCGAGGCCGTTAGCCTAGAACAAGAGTTTGTTACCGATGCTCTGCCCGTTTCCCTAATCGGAATGAACGCTAAGCTGATGTCGCAATATATTGAGTTTGTGGCCGACCGCCTGCTCGTTTCTTTGGGCCAACCTAAGGTCTATGGCAGTAGCAACCCCTTCCCCTGGATGGAACTCATCTCGCTGCAAGGAAAAACCAACTTCTTTGAAAAAAGAGTGGGCGATTACCAAAAAGCTGGCGTAATGGCCGAAAGAGAAAAACAAACCTTCTCTTTGGATGAAGATTTTTAG
- a CDS encoding S8 family peptidase, with protein MIQKSSFSLLFFICLLAGAKAQNFNHNLYAVFFTDKEENPYSVLRPWEYLSPAALERRAIGGVEIDERDLPLNPQYVQAVCAEGVEYWLASKWLNSLAIYVEDTSKLAAIRELTFVREIMPLGKKRRLEEAKWHKHFKQEEYNKTEHPLGYSLNQIAMLGGHLLHGLNIKGQGRKVAIFDGGFLNVYRMPAFDSLFANNQIWGTHDFVQGDEFVYEQSTHGTNVLSCMAANLPYLIQGTGPKANYYLFKTEDVGGEFRIEEFNWAAAAERADSLGIEIINSSLGYTSFNDKSMSYEYKDMDGKTALCSQAADVAVEKGILVINSAGNEGNGPWKYIGAPADAQNVLSIGAVRPNGKKAGFSSFGPTADGRIKPNVVAQGRSTKVAGLNGYSVSSTDGTSFSSPVLAGMAASLWSAFPEKNNWEIRHAIEWAGQQAEADTAIGFGIPNLFTAYLSLSETALLLTEEGILQLRDRPLQAKNGLRLAIGQPGTVFKLRYYNSLGQLLAEQTLEVGEEQLVRFELPEQLPANGLYHLEVDIADYRFYETLGCLQDKP; from the coding sequence ATGATACAAAAAAGCAGTTTTAGCCTTTTGTTCTTCATCTGCCTACTGGCTGGAGCAAAAGCCCAGAATTTCAACCACAACCTTTATGCGGTCTTTTTTACCGACAAAGAAGAGAATCCCTACAGTGTTTTGCGGCCTTGGGAGTACCTTAGTCCCGCTGCATTGGAGCGCCGAGCGATTGGAGGAGTAGAAATTGACGAGCGAGATTTGCCCCTGAATCCGCAATATGTGCAGGCGGTCTGCGCAGAAGGAGTGGAGTATTGGCTGGCCTCTAAATGGCTAAATTCCTTGGCTATTTATGTAGAAGATACGAGCAAATTGGCTGCAATTAGAGAGCTGACCTTTGTGCGAGAAATCATGCCCTTGGGTAAAAAGCGTCGTTTAGAAGAGGCAAAATGGCATAAGCATTTTAAGCAAGAAGAGTATAATAAAACGGAGCACCCCTTGGGTTATTCGCTCAATCAGATTGCCATGTTGGGCGGGCATTTGCTACATGGACTAAACATTAAGGGGCAGGGGCGAAAAGTCGCTATTTTTGATGGGGGCTTTTTGAATGTCTACCGCATGCCCGCCTTTGATAGTTTATTTGCCAACAACCAAATTTGGGGAACCCATGACTTTGTTCAGGGCGATGAATTTGTGTATGAGCAGAGCACGCATGGCACCAATGTACTGTCTTGTATGGCGGCCAATCTGCCCTATTTGATTCAGGGCACGGGGCCCAAAGCCAACTACTACCTCTTTAAGACCGAAGATGTGGGGGGAGAATTTAGAATTGAGGAATTTAACTGGGCGGCGGCGGCTGAGCGGGCCGACAGTTTAGGGATTGAGATCATCAATTCTTCTTTGGGCTATACCTCCTTTAATGACAAAAGCATGAGTTATGAGTACAAAGATATGGATGGCAAAACAGCCCTTTGTTCTCAGGCGGCAGATGTAGCCGTAGAAAAGGGAATTTTGGTCATCAATAGTGCGGGAAATGAGGGCAATGGGCCATGGAAATACATTGGCGCCCCAGCCGATGCCCAGAATGTGCTCTCTATTGGGGCCGTTCGGCCCAATGGCAAAAAGGCGGGATTTAGTTCTTTTGGTCCCACCGCCGACGGTCGCATCAAGCCCAATGTAGTGGCCCAAGGCCGCAGCACCAAAGTGGCAGGCCTCAATGGCTATTCGGTCAGCTCGACCGATGGCACCTCTTTTTCTTCTCCTGTTTTGGCGGGAATGGCGGCTAGTCTTTGGTCTGCTTTTCCAGAAAAAAACAACTGGGAAATTCGGCATGCGATTGAGTGGGCTGGGCAGCAAGCCGAGGCTGATACCGCTATAGGTTTTGGCATCCCCAACCTTTTTACGGCCTACCTCTCTCTTTCTGAAACGGCTTTACTGCTGACCGAAGAGGGAATTTTACAGCTTCGGGACCGGCCTTTGCAGGCAAAAAACGGTCTGCGTTTGGCCATTGGTCAGCCAGGAACTGTTTTCAAGCTGCGCTACTACAATAGTTTGGGCCAACTACTTGCCGAGCAAACTCTAGAAGTTGGCGAAGAGCAGCTTGTTCGCTTTGAGCTGCCCGAGCAACTGCCCGCCAATGGGCTCTATCATTTAGAGGTCGATATTGCCGATTATCGGTTTTATGAAACCTTAGGTTGCTTGCAAGATAAGCCCTAA
- a CDS encoding ABC transporter ATP-binding protein encodes MISCEGLLLQYGKRRLLSLPDFQFEEKGFYVILGRNGSGKSSFLRLLAGLEQPQAGQLFLRNKPYSAWKRSDFAQELALLQSKQSTTAFMRGEEYVSLGRHPYLAWHGLLGQKDRQRIREVMQALQIEELAQAKVGQCSDGEKQLLGLARVLVQDTPILLLDEISAHLDFINKKQSFQRLKTLAQKKLIILVSHELALAEAFADHILLLENQGLLALAPQGASQKIEEIFEQTSPYHAKT; translated from the coding sequence ATGATTAGTTGTGAGGGGCTGTTGTTGCAGTATGGCAAGCGCAGGCTGTTGAGTTTGCCCGATTTTCAGTTTGAAGAAAAGGGGTTTTATGTCATTTTGGGCCGTAATGGTAGCGGGAAAAGCAGTTTTTTGCGTCTTTTGGCGGGATTGGAACAGCCTCAAGCGGGGCAACTTTTTTTGCGAAATAAGCCCTATTCGGCTTGGAAACGAAGTGATTTTGCCCAAGAATTGGCCCTTTTGCAAAGTAAGCAAAGCACCACCGCTTTTATGCGGGGGGAGGAGTATGTGAGTCTTGGCCGGCACCCTTATTTGGCTTGGCATGGCCTGCTGGGCCAAAAAGACCGACAGCGAATTAGGGAGGTCATGCAAGCCCTCCAAATTGAAGAATTGGCCCAGGCAAAAGTAGGGCAATGTAGCGATGGCGAAAAGCAACTGCTCGGCTTGGCCCGTGTTTTGGTCCAAGATACTCCCATCTTATTATTAGATGAAATATCGGCCCATCTCGATTTTATCAATAAAAAACAAAGCTTTCAGCGATTGAAGACCTTGGCCCAAAAGAAACTGATTATCCTCGTGAGCCATGAGCTCGCTCTAGCCGAAGCCTTTGCCGACCATATTTTGCTTTTGGAAAATCAGGGCCTCTTGGCTTTAGCTCCCCAAGGCGCAAGCCAAAAAATAGAAGAAATTTTTGAACAAACCTCCCCTTATCATGCAAAAACTTAG
- a CDS encoding exodeoxyribonuclease VII small subunit, translating into MDQQATPASYEAALLELQQILEAIEGQLPLEELNAQSRRAQFLLQYCQQRLRHIEEEQNNIYEED; encoded by the coding sequence ATGGACCAACAAGCCACTCCCGCCTCCTATGAAGCCGCCCTACTAGAGCTTCAGCAAATCTTAGAAGCCATTGAGGGCCAACTTCCTCTAGAAGAGCTCAATGCGCAAAGCCGACGCGCGCAATTCTTACTCCAATATTGCCAGCAACGGCTCCGCCATATTGAAGAAGAGCAAAATAATATTTATGAAGAGGACTAA
- a CDS encoding DUF1599 domain-containing protein: MEKPSTLQQYAHELAQCKALFIKKQRDYGSAWRILRPSSLTDQLYIKAKRIRSIEEKQSQKVGESIAGEYLALVNYSFMALIQLELPLAAGLYLPSDQVEALYQEQAEICQELMLRKNHDYGEAWRDMRISSLTDLILMKLLRTKEIEDHKEQLLVSEGLAANYQDIANYALFALIRLREKEAK; this comes from the coding sequence TTGGAAAAGCCAAGCACCCTCCAACAATACGCCCATGAATTGGCCCAATGTAAGGCCCTATTTATTAAGAAGCAGCGAGATTATGGCTCGGCTTGGCGGATTTTGCGGCCAAGTTCTTTAACCGACCAATTATATATTAAGGCCAAGCGCATTCGCTCTATAGAGGAAAAGCAAAGCCAAAAGGTGGGCGAATCTATTGCGGGCGAGTATTTGGCCCTAGTCAATTATAGTTTTATGGCCCTAATTCAGTTGGAGCTGCCTTTGGCTGCGGGCCTTTATCTGCCTAGCGATCAAGTGGAGGCTCTTTATCAGGAGCAGGCCGAGATTTGCCAAGAGCTGATGCTGCGCAAAAACCATGACTATGGCGAAGCCTGGCGAGATATGCGCATCAGTTCTTTGACGGACCTCATTTTGATGAAGCTTTTGCGGACCAAAGAAATTGAGGACCATAAAGAGCAGCTTTTGGTCTCGGAGGGTTTGGCTGCCAACTATCAGGATATTGCCAATTATGCGCTCTTTGCTTTGATTCGTTTGCGCGAAAAAGAGGCAAAGTAG
- a CDS encoding MauE/DoxX family redox-associated membrane protein has protein sequence MTVYTLFLYIGIVALVLTFTLGLGLSKKREFVRTHLPLWFVQYFVGALLVFSGAVKVVDPLGTAYKMADYFTLLLPVLSFMKPFVVPFGLLMIVLEVVLGINLILGHGKKWTTSLSFLMMLFFTFLTGYNYLTGYIPQDVSPFATGQWVAFNENNIRVSDCGCFGDFMKLLPIETFGKDIILTLMTVFLYIKTENLQYVIPEQGKGRLISTSFWTVAITVASLFNFYFGLPWVDFRPFAEGRNIVVEREICALDQPEVLLTYTYKNKNTGEEVKVNNKQMSEETEKYSYLWKTKDADGNKIWETQNDKTEEEVLKKGCDSKVAEMDASKQHSFASQGYSFLVVADDLSKSSKEGFKKIAALSLAAEKQKGIPTHALYYYIKDADADGDYSDDLEAFRQELGTAFDFTQGDEKLVKTIIRSSPGLLLLHNGTIVKKWHHRQLPGSFEELAEAYIQEPTVDLELELAIQDYMPEGTKHGFFCSVDKVNQGDFGQQELDLVILDGNDALLRPLMDENTDLGVTERKLKVKLSKNPQLVPSNPNLKWIPNGILDQKGQAWEIVSIELK, from the coding sequence ATGACCGTATATACACTTTTTCTTTACATTGGCATTGTGGCCTTGGTCCTAACATTTACCTTAGGTTTGGGGCTATCTAAAAAGCGGGAATTTGTGCGGACGCATCTGCCGCTTTGGTTTGTACAATATTTTGTGGGAGCCCTGCTTGTTTTTTCGGGGGCGGTCAAGGTCGTTGACCCCTTGGGGACGGCTTATAAAATGGCCGATTATTTTACGCTTTTGCTGCCTGTATTGTCCTTTATGAAGCCTTTTGTGGTTCCTTTTGGCCTACTGATGATTGTTTTGGAGGTCGTGCTTGGGATCAACTTAATTTTGGGCCATGGAAAAAAATGGACCACGAGTTTGAGCTTTTTGATGATGCTCTTTTTCACCTTTTTAACGGGCTACAACTACCTCACGGGCTATATTCCGCAGGATGTTTCGCCTTTTGCGACGGGGCAATGGGTGGCTTTTAATGAAAATAACATTCGGGTGAGTGATTGTGGTTGTTTTGGCGACTTCATGAAGCTTTTGCCAATTGAAACCTTTGGGAAGGACATCATTTTGACCTTGATGACTGTATTTCTTTACATCAAGACCGAAAACCTGCAATATGTGATTCCGGAGCAGGGCAAAGGACGCCTAATTAGCACTTCTTTTTGGACCGTAGCGATAACGGTGGCTAGTTTGTTCAACTTTTACTTTGGCTTGCCTTGGGTAGATTTTCGCCCCTTTGCAGAAGGGCGCAACATTGTAGTTGAGCGAGAAATTTGTGCTTTGGACCAGCCCGAAGTATTGCTTACTTACACCTATAAGAACAAAAACACGGGAGAAGAGGTCAAGGTCAATAACAAACAGATGTCTGAAGAGACCGAGAAATACAGCTACCTTTGGAAGACCAAAGATGCCGATGGCAACAAAATTTGGGAGACCCAAAATGACAAAACGGAGGAAGAAGTATTGAAAAAAGGATGCGACTCTAAAGTGGCTGAAATGGATGCTTCTAAGCAGCATAGTTTTGCTAGTCAGGGCTATAGTTTTTTGGTTGTTGCCGATGATTTGAGCAAATCTTCAAAGGAGGGCTTCAAAAAAATTGCGGCCTTGAGTTTGGCGGCAGAAAAGCAGAAAGGCATCCCCACGCATGCGCTTTATTACTACATCAAAGATGCGGATGCCGATGGCGACTATAGTGATGATTTGGAGGCTTTTCGGCAGGAGTTAGGCACCGCCTTTGATTTTACGCAGGGCGATGAAAAGTTGGTCAAGACGATCATTCGTTCTAGTCCGGGCCTTTTGCTTTTGCATAATGGAACAATTGTTAAGAAATGGCATCATCGTCAGTTGCCTGGCAGCTTTGAAGAATTGGCCGAGGCCTACATTCAGGAGCCAACCGTAGATTTAGAGCTAGAATTAGCGATTCAGGACTACATGCCTGAGGGGACAAAACATGGCTTTTTCTGTTCTGTGGACAAAGTAAATCAGGGAGATTTTGGGCAACAAGAGCTTGATCTTGTTATTTTGGATGGCAATGATGCCCTATTGCGCCCCTTAATGGATGAAAATACGGATTTGGGCGTTACGGAGCGTAAATTGAAAGTGAAGTTGAGCAAAAACCCGCAACTAGTTCCTAGCAACCCCAACTTAAAATGGATTCCCAATGGCATTTTGGACCAAAAGGGGCAAGCTTGGGAAATTGTTAGTATTGAATTGAAATAG